From a single Nicotiana tomentosiformis chromosome 2, ASM39032v3, whole genome shotgun sequence genomic region:
- the LOC104105601 gene encoding uncharacterized protein — protein sequence MVKMFDYYRISRTKKFHLFSILSFALIVCIISFSDNLISNLSISHSVVFVSKTNSQQPLKSTFVHKPLFYKKEEINEPSYIIKEEEQEQEQEEEDHVNLVAPYNLTEEERISWFRKKLPEFSILKSTRLSSQFNSRVNNFLITRSCSVQFFMTWISPASSFGRREFFALETLFKAHPKGCLIILSQTLDTSRGVKILRPLIQLGYKVLAVTPELSFLFNDTPVESWFDDLKNGKKDPGEIPLAQNLSNLIRLAVLYKYGGVYLDTDFIILKDVSRLRNSIGAQSIGANGKWTRLNNAVLIFDKEHPLLYKFMEEFAFSFNGNKWGQNGPYLVSRVVEKLMISTNRDEFNFTVLPPIAFYPVDWIRIAGFFMKFNSRSQSRWIEAKLLQLSGKTYGVHLWNRQSSSMKIEQGSIIGRLISDHCLLCKDIYSS from the coding sequence ATGGTGAAGATGTTTGACTACTACAGAATTAGTAGAACAAAAAAGTTTCATCTTTTCTCTATTCTTTCTTTTGCTTTGATTGTTTGTATTATCAGCTTTTCTGATAATCTCATATCTAATCTTTCAATATCCCATTCTGTTGTTTTTGTATCAAAAACCAATTCTCAGCAGCCACTCAAGTCAACTTTTGTACACAAACCTTTGTTTTACAAAAAGGAGGAAATTAATGAACCATCATATATTAtcaaagaagaagaacaagaacaagaacaagaagaagaagatcatgTGAATTTGGTTGCTCCTTATAATCTCACAGAAGAAGAAAGAATTTCTTGGTTCAGAAAAAAGTTGCCTGAATTTAGCATATTGAAGTCAACAAGATTGTCAAGTCAATTCAATAGCAGAGTAAACAACTTCCTAATTACAAGAAGTTGTTCAGTTCAATTTTTCATGACATGGATTTCTCCTGCTAGTTCTTTTGGGAGAAGGGAATTTTTTGCTTTAGAGACTCTATTCAAAGCCCATCCAAAAGGGTGTTTGATAATTTTGTCACAAACTTTGGATACATCTCGTGGTGTTAAAATCTTGAGACCCTTAATTCAGTTGGGGTATAAAGTTCTCGCTGTGACACCAGAGTTATCTTTTTTATTCAACGACACGCCAGTTGAATCTTGGTTTGATGACCTCAAGAACGGTAAAAAAGACCCCGGTGAAATTCCATTGGCTCAGAATTTATCCAATTTGATTAGGTTAGCGGTTTTGTACAAATATGGCGGTGTTTATCTGGACACAGATTTTATAATCTTGAAAGATGTTTCAAGATTGAGGAATTCAATTGGTGCACAAAGCATAGGTGCAAATGGGAAGTGGACAAGATTGAATAATGCAGTGTTGATTTTTGATAAAGAACATCCACTTCTTTATAAGTTTATGGAGGAATTTGCCTTTTCTTTTAATGGGAATAAGTGGGGACAAAATGGACCATATTTGGTTTCAAGAGTAGTAGAAAAGTTGATGATCTCCACAAATAGAGATGAGTTTAACTTTACTGTCTTACCACCAATTGCTTTTTATCCAGTTGATTGGATTAGAATAGCTGGATTTTTTATGAAGTTTAATTCTAGAAGTCAGTCAAGATGGATAGAAGCCAAATTGCTACAACTCAGTGGAAAAACTTATGGTGTGCACCTTTGGAATAGGCAGAGTAGTAGTATGAAAATTGAACAAGGAAGTATTATAGGGAGATTGATTTCTGATCATTGTTTGTTATGTAAAGATATTTACAGTTCTTAA